A region of Culicoides brevitarsis isolate CSIRO-B50_1 chromosome 1, AGI_CSIRO_Cbre_v1, whole genome shotgun sequence DNA encodes the following proteins:
- the LOC134838298 gene encoding solute carrier family 52, riboflavin transporter, member 3-A-like, producing the protein MPEILSNPLHKRIILHCLSIVFGFSSWMGVNAIFLEVPIIINGAPEGWKLSSYIVLIVQSGNIGVVLYNLLQKFWPIKDAYLIYLMLTLGCVASLLIGFTYDRTVEIGGHARSLPLFVFTFLFALVACTSSVMMMPYMGRFLKQYIITYCMGVGIAGFISSILALVQGSGSTSDECIPSNNTESGFEPVQHPPNFSVKLFFLIHFGFYLLSSAAFLLLANVKSFRTEYAQVSIKDGNDYTFKTENSFSESQTNLNEMPVQRENLKIISASSYRFLMTLTGVLSIICNAVLPSIQSFSTLPYSTATHHYSAIFSLMANPVADIIRLFTPERSVKGITFLVGVLAIPAGYILALALMSPNPPLQNTFMGPVLSIAAWTIYTGLYSFINVSIITIFRQQGGKSLVWNGTTAQVGSFTGAIIFFFLINYTNTFKSFDPCNNHQSL; encoded by the exons atGCCAGAAATTCTCTCAAATCCTCTCCACAAGCGAATTATCCTGCACTGCCTCTCCATTGTCTTCGGTTTCAGTTCTTGGATGGGCGTTAATGCGATTTTCCTCGAAGTACCGATCATCATCAACGGAGCACCCGAAGGCTGGAAGTTATCCTCTTACATTGTTTTGATTGTGCAAAGCGGCAATATTGGCGTCGTGCTTTACAATTTGTTGCAAAAGTTTTGGCCCATTAAAGATGCTTACCTGATTTATTTGATGTTGACTCTCGGATGTGTGGCATCACTTTTAATCGGATTTACGTACGATCGCACGGTAGAAATTGGAGGACATGCACGAAGTTTGCCGCTTTTTGTGTTTACGTTCCTCTTTGCACTTGTGGCTTGTACGAGCAGCGTAATG atgATGCCTTACATGGGACGCTTCCTCAAGCAATATATCATCACGTATTGCATGGGAGTTGGCATCGCTGGATTTATTTCGAGCATTTTAGCTCTTGTTCAGGGATCAGGAAGTACTTCGGATGAATGCATTCCAAGTAACAACACCGAAAGTGGCTTTGAACCTGTTCAACATCCGCCGAATTTTtccgtaaaattattttttttaattcatttcggATTTTATCTACTAAGTTCAGCAGCTTTTTTACTTCTTGCCAATGTAAAAAGTTTTCGCACGGAATATGCTCAAGTTTCAATCAAAGATGGCAATGATTACacatttaaaactgaaaactcCTTCAGCGAAAGTCAAACAAATCTTAATGAAATGCCGGTTCaacgtgaaaatttaaaaataatttccgcaTCGAGTTATCGATTTCTCATGACTTTGACGGGAGTTTTGAGCATAATTTGTAACGCGGTTCTTCCAAGTATTCAGTCATTTTCAACGTTGCCTTATAGTACAGCAACTCATCATTATAGTGCAATTTTTAGTTTGATGGCGAATCCCGTAGCTGATATAATTCGACTTTTCACGCCGGAACGTTCGGTTAAAGGAATTACATTTCTCGTGGGAGTTTTGGCTATTCCAGCGGGATATATTTTAGCTTTGGCGTTGATGAGTCCAAATCCTCCGTTGCAAAATACGTTCATGGGACCTGTTTTGAgt ATCGCAGCTTGGACAATCTACACAGGCCTCTACAGCTTCATCAATGTTTCCATCATCACAATTTTCCGTCAACAAGGCGGCAAGAGTCTCGTTTGGAATGGCACAACAGCACAAGTTGGCTCATTTACCGGcgcaataattttcttcttcctcaTCAATTATACAAACACTTTTAAATCATTTGATCCTTGCAATAATCATCAAagcttgtaa
- the LOC134826904 gene encoding uncharacterized protein LOC134826904 has product MDSDQLHQHKKTILINSILKECPIDQLPGLSSENKENIKKYINYLLVKDYLFLDNDNVILGLSSEATAEPKLSYTETKALKEYIEQTLVKTFKPMIAKIKEQEAEGYDEKGIERRRQEFLEKQKELQAKQLELVELKKEKLELLQRIAEIRTGPDQKQQVENLHNEAKLDNIKLGMLEKVISNSFTKTTGHTTKAIKTVEKHIDAMLNNES; this is encoded by the exons atggATTCCGATCAACTtcatcaacacaaaaaaacaattttgatcAATAGCATCCTCAAGGAATGCCCGATCGATCAATTGCCCGGATTATCATCTGAAAACAaggaaaacatcaaaaaatacatCAATTATCTTCTCGTCAAAGATTATCTCTTTTTGGATAATGACAACGTAATTCTGGGTCTCTCGTCAGAAGCAACTGCGGAACCAAAACTCAGTTATACGGAAACAAAAGCCTTGAAGGAGTACATTGAACAAACGCTCGTTAAGACTTTCAAGCCGATGATCGCTAAAATTAAGGAGCAAGAAGCTGAGGGATACGACGAAAAAGGCATCGAGCGTCGTCGTCAAGAGTTTTTGGAGAAACAAAAAGAACTGCAAGCGAAACAACTCGAGTTGGTcgaattgaaaaaagaaaaattagagtTGCTGCAAAGGATTGCAGAGATTCGTACAGGTCCAGATCAGAAACAACAAGTAGAAAATTTGCACAATGAAGCAAAGTTGGATAATATAAAACttgg CATGTTGGAAAAAGTCATCTCAAACAGCTTCACAAAAACAACGGGTCACACAACGAAAGCAATTAAGACGGTAGAGAAGCACATCGATGCAATGCTCAATAACGAAAGTTGA
- the LOC134838156 gene encoding solute carrier family 52, riboflavin transporter, member 3-B-like → MTLSGLLQKICPFFFGISTWLGIYATFTQMPIIVNTAPEGWNLPSYVVVMIQIGNLGPLLYHFLQKHRPVKDSYLIYGMLTLGFCGALLFSQLWDLTTLIFDKERSLSLLGSVLMFSFMACTSSVLFMPYMGRFPSSYIVQYFTGVSFGGLICAFLALVQGMGSTEEKLIATNETESVTEEPQMQIDQPNFSVSTFFLLISGILFVSGIAFYLMDTLEIFKKQYANVEIRYGNDYTFNSAENEEMRETNDEDKRQQPRQQLKKLSPINYRNLLLLFGVMSAVINAIIPSVLSYATLPFGSNTYHYTITVVYIMEPLAYIFGNFIPHSSIRAVWIVAFIPVLPCTYLMINAVMSPYPWLLGTTIGEILPIISWSLVKMSNAFVTISLMSIFRDQGGKSLVNIGSYTQIGSFLGSVFIFCLVNFTDIFKSL, encoded by the exons atgacACTTTCTGgacttcttcaaaaaatttgtcccTTCTTCTTTGGAATAAGTACATGGCTGGGAATTTACGCAACTTTCACGCAAATGCCAATTATCGTCAATACAGCTCCTGAAGGATGGAATTTGCCATCATACGTCGTTGTAATGATCCAAATAGGCAATCTTGGGCCTCTTTTGTATCATTTCCTGCAGAAACATCGACCTGTGAAGGATTCTTACCTAATTTATGGGATGTTGACCCTTGGATTTTGTGGCGCTCTGCTTTTTTCACAACTTTGGGATTTgacaactttaatttttgacaaagaaCGGAGTTTGTCGCTGTTGGGATCAGTACTGATGTTTTCTTTTATGGCTTGTACAAGTTCtgttttg ttTATGCCTTACATGGGACGTTTTCCTTCGTCGTATATCGTTCAATATTTCACCGGCGTGAGTTTTGGCGGACTAATTTGTGCATTTTTAGCACTTGTACAAGGCATGGGCAGCACCGAAGAAAAACTTATCGCAACTAATGAGACAGAAAGTGTCACGGAAGAGCCACAAATGCAAATTGATCAACCGAATTTCAGTGTTTCGACGTTCTTTTTGCTCATTAGTGGCATCCTTTTCGTGAGCGGCATTGCATTTTACCTGATGGATAcactggaaatttttaaaaagcaataTGCAAATGTCGAAATTAGATATGGTAATGACTACACATTTAATAGTGCGGAAAATGAAGAGATGCGCGAGACGAACGACGAGGATAAAAGGCAGCAGCCACGtcaacaattgaaaaaattatctccgATTAATTATCGGAATTTATTGCTTCTTTTTGGTGTAATGTCGGCTGTAATTAACGCAATCATCCCGAGCGTGTTATCGTATGCAACGCTACCATTTGGCTCGAATACCTACCATTATACGATAACAGTTGTCTACATCATGGAGCCATTAGCATATATCTTTGGAAATTTCATACCACATTCGAGCATTCGTGCGGTTTGGATTGTCGCTTTTATCCCAGTTTTGCCGTGCACTTATTTGATGATAAATGCCGTCATGAGTCCTTATCCGTGGCTTCTTGGAACGACAATTGGCGAAATTTTACct ataATTTCATGGTCACTCGTTAAAATGAGCAACGCTTTTGTAACGATATCCTTAATGAGCATTTTTCGTGATCAAGGCGGAAAATCTTTAGTCAATATTGGATCATATACTCAAATAGGCTCGTTCCTTGGTTCAGTATTCATCTTTTGTCTCGTGAACTTtacagatatttttaaaagtttgtgA